In the Rhizobium sp. SSA_523 genome, CGACAACAAGAAAGAGCCTATCGGCACCCGTATCTTCGGACCGGTTCCGCGCGAGCTTCGCGCCAAGAACCATATGAAGATCATCTCGCTGGCTCCGGAAGTACTCTAAGGGAGCGGGATAGCCATGCAAAAGATTCGCAAGGGCGACAACGTCGTCGTACTCACCGGCAAGGACAAGGGCCGCACCGGTGAAGTCATTCAAGTGATGCCGAAGGAAGATCGCGCTCTCGTGCGCGGTGTGAACATGGTCAAGCGCCACCAGCGCCAGACCCAGAACCAGGAAGCTGGCATCATCAACAAGGAAGCCTCCATCCATCTGTCGAACATCGCGATCGTCGCGAAGGACGGCAAGCCGACCCGCGTAGGTTTCTCGGTCGTGGACGGCAAGAAGGTCCGTGTGGCCAAGCGTACGGGAGATGTGATCGATGGCTGAGGCAAAGTACGAACCGCGTCTCAAGGCAGAATATGTGTCCCGCATCCGCAAGGCGATGCAG is a window encoding:
- the rplX gene encoding 50S ribosomal protein L24 produces the protein MQKIRKGDNVVVLTGKDKGRTGEVIQVMPKEDRALVRGVNMVKRHQRQTQNQEAGIINKEASIHLSNIAIVAKDGKPTRVGFSVVDGKKVRVAKRTGDVIDG